A DNA window from Canis lupus dingo isolate Sandy chromosome 2, ASM325472v2, whole genome shotgun sequence contains the following coding sequences:
- the EIF4EBP3 gene encoding eukaryotic translation initiation factor 4E-binding protein 3 isoform X2 — protein sequence MSTSTSCPIPGGRDRLPDCYSTTPGGTLYATTPGGTRIIYDRKFLLECKNSPIARTPPCCLPQIPGVTTPPTAPPSKLEELKEQETEEEIPDDAQFEMDI from the exons ATGTCCACATCCACGAGCTGCCCGATCCCCGGAGGCAGGGACCGGCTGCCCGACTGCTACAGCACCACGCCGGGGGGCACGCTATACGCCACTACCCCGGGAG GCACCAGGATCATCTACGACCGAAAGTTCCTGCTGGAGTGCAAAAATTCACCCATTGCCCGGACGCCGCCGTGCTGCCTCCCTCAGATTCCCGGGGTCACAACTCCTCCAACAGCCCCACCCTCCAAGCTGGAGGAGCTGAaggagcaggagacagaggaagagatacCCG aTGACGCACAATTTGAAATGGACATCTAA
- the EIF4EBP3 gene encoding eukaryotic translation initiation factor 4E-binding protein 3 isoform X1, whose protein sequence is MRITALSRNTTDIIEASLLPSVPALKGEIPSPQLTRPKKRVGQPMVASPNQRHQDHLRPKVPAGVQKFTHCPDAAVLPPSDSRGHNSSNSPTLQAGGAEGAGDRGRDTR, encoded by the exons ATGAGAATAACAGCTCTTTCAAGGAATACAACTGATATCATCGAG GCCAGTCTCCTTCCTTCAGTCCCTGCTCTCAAAGGGGAAATCCCATCACCTCAGCTAACCAGACCGAAGAAGAGAGTTGGACAGCCAATGGTGGCCTCTCCTAACCAGAG GCACCAGGATCATCTACGACCGAAAGTTCCTGCTGGAGTGCAAAAATTCACCCATTGCCCGGACGCCGCCGTGCTGCCTCCCTCAGATTCCCGGGGTCACAACTCCTCCAACAGCCCCACCCTCCAAGCTGGAGGAGCTGAaggagcaggagacagaggaagagatacCCG aTGA